A region of Salvia splendens isolate huo1 chromosome 17, SspV2, whole genome shotgun sequence DNA encodes the following proteins:
- the LOC121774497 gene encoding uncharacterized protein LOC121774497 gives MKVKIGGRGAYSHIRKEPPEPGSKGYDEWEEDDLVVFSWIVDNNEDEIIADFAYHQTSKALWDSLAVTFENKADKYLIYDMEEKIITIKQGNMDLETYYRRIHGLWINVDSCQKQPITCCDKGVDQYRTHSNEKRLFKFLAGLNPEYDPIKRDILKEDPYPSVESAYGWVKTEAARRHIMPPASSSPTPEAVGMNTGDTSSGEGIGSGLAAQSHRPIHRGGGPPRPAGTTGRPGNRLDKSGLWCTHCQKPKHTYETCFKRLGYPEWWEERQRTRAVKMAVGFPEEEQPRNQNGGRGGMTNQGPAMNPETSTGGGSIRGAGNFAGREEAAPIGKGGYSDEEDTWAWH, from the exons ATGAAAGTCAAGATAGGCGGCCGTGGCGCATACTCACACATACGGAAAGAACCCCCAGAACCAGGGAGCAAGGGGTACGATGAATGGGAAGAAGACGATCTGGTGGTATTCTCATGGATCGTCGACAACAACGAAGACGAGATCATTGCTGATTTCGCCTACCATCAAACGTCCAAGGCACTATGGGATAGCCTTGCTGTGACGTTCGAGAACAAGGCGGACAAGTATTTAATCTACGATATGGAAGAAAAGATCATCACGATTAAACAGGGGAACATGGATTTGGAAACGTATTACCGGAGAATCCATGGACTATGGATCAATGTCGACAGCTGCCAGAAGCAACCAATCACATGCTGCGACAAGGGAGTCGATCAATACCGAACCCATTCGAACGAGAAACGATTGTTCAAGTTCCTGGCTGGACTGAACCCGGAGTACGACCCGATCAAGAGGGATATCCTCAAGGAGGATCCCTACCCGTCAGTAGAGTCGGCGTATGGatgggtgaagacggaggcggctcgacgaCACATCATGCCACCGGCATCATCTTCCCCCACCCCTGAAGCCGTCGGCATGAATACCGGAGATACATCATCGGGAGAAGGAATCGGAAGTGGGCTCGCTGCACAGAGCCACAGACCAATACACCGGGGTGGAGGACCGCCGCGTCCCGCTGGAACTACCGGCCGACCGGGAAACCGCCTGGATAAATCGGGACTATGGTGCACTCATTGCCAGAAGCCCAAACACACGTACGAGACGTGTTTCAAGCGGTTGGGTTATCCCGAATGGTGGGAGGAGAGGCAGCGGACGAGGGCGGTGAAGATGGCTGTCGGATTCCCAGAGGAAGAACAACCCCGGAATCAAAACGGTGGTCGTGGGGGAATGACCAACCAAGGACCGGCGATGAATCCGGAGACCTCAACCGGCGGCGGCAGCATCAGGGGAGCCGGCAATTTCGCCGGACGAGAGGAAGCGGCGCCGATCGGGAAAGGAG gatattcagacgaagaggatacttgggcgtggcactga